One part of the Gossypium raimondii isolate GPD5lz chromosome 1, ASM2569854v1, whole genome shotgun sequence genome encodes these proteins:
- the LOC105782629 gene encoding uncharacterized protein LOC105782629 isoform X1 has protein sequence MHFIQKICPLHEINVLFTFVLFPFSFWIRHGEKLLDACRIAYVLYEVLKTVIAGPQALADRESIKARSELFAYNILPLDHGGISGAPQDNNIMLWNAVIFGLDDTPWDGGNKVNNIDDYYFDYLWCEDYKYIKVIFSDCRETSASQPRVHEDWITRNVADVVCVVFFITKIYLIKKMHCIFYYLAMCIVIGKFN, from the exons ATGCACTTTATACAAAAAATATGTCCTCTACATGAAATTAACGTGTTATTCACTTTTGttctgtttcctttttctttctggATTAGGCATGGAGAGAAGTTGCTAGATGCATGTAGAATTGCTTATGTGTTGTATGAAGTACTAAAGACAGTTATAGCTGGTCCTCAG GCCCTTGCTGACAGAGAGAGCATTAAAGCTAGATCTGAGTTGTTTGCCTACAATATTTTGCCACTTGATCATGGAG GAATTAGTGGTGCACCTCAAGATAACAACATTATGCTTTGGAATGCTGTTATATTTGg ACTTGATGACACCCCATGGGATGGAG GCAACAAGGTGAATAATATCGATGATTATTACTTTGATTATTTATGGTGCGAAGATTATAAGTATATCAAGGTGATCTTTTCTGATTGTCGCGAAACTTCTGCATCTCAACCGAG GGTACATGAAGATTGGATAACCAGGAATGTAGCAGATGTAGTTTGcgttgtattttttattaccaagatttacttgattaagaaaatgcattgtattttttattatcttgcGATGTGTATAGTCATAGGCAAGTTCAACTAG
- the LOC105782629 gene encoding uncharacterized protein LOC105782629 isoform X3 — protein MHTLNRTKDHFSQHKHGEKLLDACRIAYVLYEVLKTVIAGPQALADRESIKARSELFAYNILPLDHGGISGAPQDNNIMLWNAVIFGLDDTPWDGGNKVNNIDDYYFDYLWCEDYKYIKVIFSDCRETSASQPRVHEDWITRNVADVVCVVFFITKIYLIKKMHCIFYYLAMCIVIGKFN, from the exons GCATGGAGAGAAGTTGCTAGATGCATGTAGAATTGCTTATGTGTTGTATGAAGTACTAAAGACAGTTATAGCTGGTCCTCAG GCCCTTGCTGACAGAGAGAGCATTAAAGCTAGATCTGAGTTGTTTGCCTACAATATTTTGCCACTTGATCATGGAG GAATTAGTGGTGCACCTCAAGATAACAACATTATGCTTTGGAATGCTGTTATATTTGg ACTTGATGACACCCCATGGGATGGAG GCAACAAGGTGAATAATATCGATGATTATTACTTTGATTATTTATGGTGCGAAGATTATAAGTATATCAAGGTGATCTTTTCTGATTGTCGCGAAACTTCTGCATCTCAACCGAG GGTACATGAAGATTGGATAACCAGGAATGTAGCAGATGTAGTTTGcgttgtattttttattaccaagatttacttgattaagaaaatgcattgtattttttattatcttgcGATGTGTATAGTCATAGGCAAGTTCAACTAG